The Ignavibacteriota bacterium region TTGAATTGGAGAAATAATCAACCCGTCAACTCTTTTACTTAACATTGTATTGATTATTTCAGCTTCTTTTTCAGCATTTAATTCCGAACTTCCCAACAAAACAGAGTAACCAAATTCCGAAGCGGTGTCATAAACGCCTTTCATTACTTTGGCAAAATGCGGATTATCAATTTCTTTAATTATTAAACCTATACTTTTCGTTTCCTTTAACGCAAGAGATTGCGCAATTTGATTTGGATTATAATTATACTTCTCAATTACTTTAAGAACTTTTTCTCTAGTCTTTTTAGAAACTCCTGGTTTATTATTAAGTACTATAGATACGGCAGAAACCGAAACGTTGGATAATTTTGCAATGTCTACAATTGTCAACTTCATAAAAATTCCTAACAGAACAATTCAATTATTTTATAATTGCAAATTTAATAATCTTTAAAGAATAATGTTCATTTAATTATAAATAGTTCTTTTTCTAATTTATCATCAATGAAATAATCTTTAACATTAAATAGAATTATTTGATGCTTATCAATTTCATCTTCCAAAATATCAATTTTTTCTAAATTTAATTTTTCAACATCATCAAAAACAAAAGCCGGTCTATAATCTGGATTCTCTGCAACAATGATGAAATTTTTCATAGTCAAATTTTTTACATGCCGAATATAAAATGCCCAAGAAGGTAATTCACCAAACATGTGAAATTCAGGGTACTCCTTTTCATTTTCCGGAACATCTTTTAATTTAAATAAGGGTAGATTGGCTAATCCATTATTGCCTTTACCTGGATAAACTATTTCAAAATTCTCTAAAGTAACATTTTCAATAAAGTTTTCCGGAAGCCCTGTAATTGATGCGGGAAATGGATTGTGAATGAATGATAATTCCGGTCCGCGAATTTCATAATTTAAATCAGGTACATTAAATGGAATATGAACTTTTATATCTTTTATTACAATATTTTTAAGGGTTCCTATTTTACCATCAACGTTTCTATGTCCTAATTTTATAAAAACCGCATTTCTTGTATTATATGCAGTAATGTTTTTAATATAAACATCTTCTAAAATACCGCCGTCGACAGATTCTAATGCTATTGCTGATCTGAATGTATCAAATACTTTGATATTTTTAATTGTAATATTTTTAAATCCGCCGGATGATGCAGTGCCGAATTTTACCGCACTTGCGCTTGATCTTATCGTATTATTTTCAATAACGATATTTTCATTTAATGCACTACTATCTTCAGATTTTAAACAAATTCCATCATCAGCTGAATTTATATAACAATTAAAAACATGAACATTTTTACAGTCAACGATATCCAAACCGTCATTATTCCAATAAGCATCACTTATAACTTTAATATTATCTATTTTCAAATTGCTGCATAATTGATAAGTCTGCACCCAGCATGAAGAATTTTTAAGATTTATATTTTTTATTTCAATAGAATCACATTTATAAAATTTGATTAATTCAGGCCTAATATGTTCATTTGGTCTTTTTCTGTTTTTATTATAATAAATAGAATCTAATTTACCGGCATAAAATAAACTGTCAATTTTTAATGCTAAACTTCTTCCCTGACCGTCAATTATTCCATCGCCTGTAATTTTTATATTGCTCTGATTTTCAGCTAATATAAGAGCTTTCCAATCATCTATATTTTTATAATCGCTAATATCTGTAGAGCCGACTAATACAGCTCCTTTATCAATTTGCAATTCAACATTTGATTTAAGATAAAATGATCCTGTTAAAAATATTCCAGGTGGTACAATAACCTTTCCTCCTCCATTTTTATAGGCATCATCTATTGCGGCTTGAATATAAATATGATTTAAAGTGTTACAATTTGATTTTGCACCATAATCTAAAATGTTATAATCTTTTACTTCTCCTAAAACTAAATCTTGCGGGAATAATAAAAATGCAGAGTATATAATTGAGAATTTAAAAAGAAGGTGTATTTTATTGAAATTATTAAGAAATGATTCAATATGATTTTTCACATAGCGCAAAGTTTACCTAAATATTATTAAAAAAGTTTCTCCATAATTTATATGGAGAAACTTAATTGAACAATAACTAATATTATTTTAAGAACATCATTTTCTTTGATGCAGCAAATTTCTGTCCTGCTGCATTTATTGTACTAATTGAATATACATAAATTCCGCTGCTTAATTTTGACGCGTCAAAATTAAATGAATGACTTCCGGCTGCAAGATTATGTTCTGTCATCTCAAATACTTTTTGTCCCAAAACATTATACACCGATACTGTTACGTTTGCTTGTTCTGGAATTCCAAATGTAATTTTTGTCGATGGGTTAAACGGATTTGGGTAATTATTTGATAAATAGTAATCCTGTGGAATTACAGAACCTTCTTGTTTAACCGATACCATGTTTGGTGTAATCATTGGTGTGGCTGAGCCAGGAACATATAAAGCTTTTGCATTTGCAATTGAATCTCTTAATGAAGCTATAATTGCAGTTTTATTTGTCAAAAATTCTGCTTTCTTTGATGGGAACCAGTTTAAATCGCCTAAAGGCAATCCATCAGTTCCGGCTTTCTGCAAATATGTGTTTGTATAGCTTAAATCCATAGCAGGAGGCCAAGCGGCGATTGATGGAATTCCGGTTGTTGTATCCCAAACTACTGGTGATGGAACTCTCCAATCCGGCCAATCTGTTCCTCTGTGTGCCGAATACCAATAT contains the following coding sequences:
- a CDS encoding glycoside hydrolase family 28 protein; translation: MRYVKNHIESFLNNFNKIHLLFKFSIIYSAFLLFPQDLVLGEVKDYNILDYGAKSNCNTLNHIYIQAAIDDAYKNGGGKVIVPPGIFLTGSFYLKSNVELQIDKGAVLVGSTDISDYKNIDDWKALILAENQSNIKITGDGIIDGQGRSLALKIDSLFYAGKLDSIYYNKNRKRPNEHIRPELIKFYKCDSIEIKNINLKNSSCWVQTYQLCSNLKIDNIKVISDAYWNNDGLDIVDCKNVHVFNCYINSADDGICLKSEDSSALNENIVIENNTIRSSASAVKFGTASSGGFKNITIKNIKVFDTFRSAIALESVDGGILEDVYIKNITAYNTRNAVFIKLGHRNVDGKIGTLKNIVIKDIKVHIPFNVPDLNYEIRGPELSFIHNPFPASITGLPENFIENVTLENFEIVYPGKGNNGLANLPLFKLKDVPENEKEYPEFHMFGELPSWAFYIRHVKNLTMKNFIIVAENPDYRPAFVFDDVEKLNLEKIDILEDEIDKHQIILFNVKDYFIDDKLEKELFIIK